The Triticum urartu cultivar G1812 chromosome 5, Tu2.1, whole genome shotgun sequence genome contains the following window.
GCTCCGCACGGCGCACTGCGCCGCTAACAGCAACGGCACCTCGGCCAGTACCGTGGTTTGCGTTGCTTCCGCCGCAGGGAATGCCACTGCATACCAGTTTCTGCGGTGGGAGAAGTTGGAGAAGCAAAAGTGCGACGACGTGCTAACCTCCACGGTGTTCGTGCTCACGGCGGAGGGGGCGCCTACGCTGGAGTTCGGCGTGGCCGAGCTCGGCTGGTGGCTCAACGGGACGTGTGGCACCGGCGGGGGCGAGCGTTGCGCGGCGAACGCGACGTGCACCGACGTAGAAACGCCTAGCGGGGAGTTGGGGCACCGGTGCGGGTGCGTGGCGGGGATGGAGGGCGACGGCTCCTCGGCCGGCGACGGATGCTACCTCGGTGAGTCTTGACTTGTCGCGTGAGTGCTTAAAAAAGAAATCTCGTGTTCTGTCGCTGGGTGGGACCAGGTGCCGCTGTGCACCACGTCAGCTGCACTCACAAGTCGTGCCTGCGGTCGATCATGCCCGACATAATCCAATCTCCATAGTTCACACTTggcaaaataaaaataaaaatgcgCGACATAATCTAATCTCCTATTGGTTCACACTTGGTCAAAAAATAAATACACGAAACAGTTAGGATTGTCAGCAAAATATGGGTTCAACATTCCGGGAGAAGCTAGGTGAAGGCTCGATTTCAAGATTCTGGGAGAATCGGCAAAAAAAATTGGGCCTCAATCTCTTACTCCATTCGTCTCATAAAGAGCGTTTTCACATTAGCTTGCAATGACGCTGACGGGAGCGACGGCGGCCACCTCACTGCGCACCCAACACCACAACGGTGCTCGCGCGTGACTCTAGTCATGGGACTTTAGTCATGTGACTATATGGAGAGGCTGCCTTATAAGGGCTTAGAAGTTGTCTCCATACACTGTGCCCAGCTGCCTCTAGGCAAAAAAGCTTAGCCTACTAAAGAGTTTCTTACATCTAAGCGATGATGCTAGCCGTGTCATCTAGTTTCGTTTCTGCTCATCCCTGAAGAATCTCCATGAGACATCAGATGCCTCCTGAAAAAAATCTGAAGTTTAACTTTGACGTCTGTTATTGTTTGTTGTCCCGTTTCTACGGAGAAGGTGCATCCCTGCGTGGTGTCCCAAGCTCGAAGCGCCGAAGACTACCCCTGCTCGTCAGCCTGTGTGGTGGGTTCCTGCTTTCTCTTGGCATTTTTTCCCTCTTCCTCGTACACTGGCGGAGAAGGCGTAATACCATGAACAAGACAACCAAACAGATGCCGAAAAAGGCAATGACACACTTCCATGATGAACTTGTGGAGGCCGAGCTGGAGCAAGGAGCCAGTGGCCCCCGACCATTTTCCTATCAGGAGCTCACTGTCGCCACCGACAACTTCTCCGAAGATAGAGCGCTCGGGAGAGGAGGCTTTGGGTCTGTGTACCGAGGGTTTATGGGCGACATGAATCGCGAAGTGGCTGTCAAGAGGGTGTCTGAGACCTCTCGACAGGGCTGGAAGGAGTTCATCTCGGAGGTACGAATCATTAGTCGGCTTAGGCACCGGAACCTTGTGCAGCTCATTGGCTGGTGCCATGGTGGCGAAGAGCTCCTCCTCGTCTATGACCTGATGCACAATGGCAGCCTCGACACTCATCTCTACAGACCGGACTGCGTGCTGACATGGCCGgttaggtatatttacttaattaACTACTTGAAAAATAAATTGGTTTGGCACTTCTTTACTTAATTAACTGGAGTAGTATTTTTAGGTATGAAATaatgcttggcctaggtttggcgcTTCTGTACCTGCACCAAGATACGGAGCAGCGCGTGGTGCACAGGGATATCAAGCCAAGCAACATCATGTTGGACGCGTCCTTCACTGCTAAGCTAGGTGATTTCGGCCTTGCAAGGCTCATCAACGACGGCCGGAGATCGCACACGACCGGCATAGCTGGCACAATGGGGTACATAGATCCGGAGAGCGTGTTGGCCGGTAGGGCGAGCGTCGAGTCAGACGTGTATAGCTTCGGGGTTGTTCTCCTGGAGGTCGCTTGTGGGCGGCGGCCAACTTTGGTCCAAGAAGACGGAGATGTCGTCCACATTGTCCAATGGGTGTGGGACTTGTACGGCAGAGGATCAGTCCTCGACACCGCTGATGAGTGGCTTAGGGGGGAGTTCGATGAAGGGCAGATGGAGCGTGTGATGGTCTTGGGACTCTGGTGTGCGCACCCTGACCGTGGCATGCGGCCATCCATCAGGCAAGCGGTGAGCGTGCTGCGGTCTGAAGCGCCACTGCCGAGCCTACCGGCGAGGATGCCGGTGGCGACGTATGGGCCACCGACTAATCATTCGAGTTCCGGAACTTTGGTGCTGAGCAGAGTCAGTGGCCGGTGATGACGGTCCCATCGGAACACTAGTTAAATTCTCCAGTTATTGCTGGGTCTCAGTTCCTTATGTTGGTTATAAATCATGCACTAGCAGGAAGAGACAAATATACAGAAACAAAATGTTGCCTCCATTGAGCATCTATGAAACAAACACCATGTATATTGCCGGATCATCTTTATTTGCAAGGAAACTCTTTCTCTTCCTCAGTTTCTTGCTCTTGGCTTGATGTCCCTATGCACCGAAGCGgatctcttcttcctcttcctcctcagtTTCTTGCCTCCCCATAAAATGGAGACCTTATCCACAAAACTACATCAAAATTTGCATTCCTTTGTTTATTTGAGAAGAGGATTTATACTCCCGACCTGCATGTTCGATGTTTCCAATTTGATTATGATGAAATTTGATCCgttatgtgtatgtgcaggcaaTGGTATGATTTCGCTTGTTTTCTTGCTAGAGTAGTCGTTGTCTTCGCACTAATTGGAAGAGCTCCCCCTTTTGATTATTCATGAATCTTGGTCATGCTTGCTTAATCAAATCAGCTGCGAGGCACTATGCTGCTTGATCGGTGAGTTCATGTCTGGATTACGTACACCGATGAGCTCCGCCGGAGCCTCGGAGGAAACTTCTTGCTAAACTCCAAATCGCCCCCTCTCCTGGCCTGATCTATGTGGCTTGGCCTGAAATTCTGAAAGGGACAGAGGTTGACTCTAACATCTCCACTGAAGAATCGCTTCTACTTCTAGCTGAGAAAAAATGGGTGTAAATATGTGGACACAGGCGAAGTATCAAATGAAAACTGAAATTCGGTGCAAATCTGGAAACTTCCATCGTGGGACCTTGGATCAATAGCGAGCGGCAGAGATCAAAGGTGGGAGCACTAACCAGCCACTTAACTCCATTTTTCACATAACCCTCTCTTTCATTAATTGGGTAACTCCCTGTCTTATTCTACCCGTTCCTATCCTTTCAAGTTATAACCCAAATCTCGCCGCTGCCTCATCTGACTTATGCGACGGCGACCAGGCGAGCCCCCGCGCGATGGCGGGTGCTGCACCACGCAATGGTGATTCGGCGGCCTCAGCGCTACTTCAGGAAACGACCACCCGGCGCCCTCAGGGCTGCTCCGACGCGACGACGAGTCTGACGGCCTTGGCGCTGCCCGTCCTACCCGTCCCACCCTAGTGCGATGGCAGCCCGCCGACCTTGGCGCTGCATGCCCTTCGAAGCTGTTGGTCTGTATTTGTCGTCGTCCAAATTCTAGTGCAGACAATTGGGCCGGGCCAGCTTTTGGTTAGCTGTTCATATTCGGTTCCTTAGCTGAATGAATGCTATAGTGTGCAGCTTATAGGAAAATTTAAGTTCCCCAGAAATCCACTATAAAGAAATCACAGAGTATTGGAGCAACAATAACAAGAGACCATCTATGAAGAAAGGCGGCAGATGGAAACCCCCAAATGAAGATTACCTGAGGATCAAGTGCTCTGTTTCAAGAAGCAAAATTTAAACTGACCTTTTATTTCAGTTCTACTTTCTATTGTGTGGTGACCCAAGTCTTGTAATTAAATTTTCATTGGCCGAGTGTAATCTCACCCTCGCCCCCAACTCTCAACCTTTGTAAATGTACTCTATCTTATAATGAAATGGTTCAAGCCAACGTAAGTCCGCTGTAGCTCCGTCAAAAAAAAAAGTCCAACTCTGTAATCTGTATCTCCGTTTTTGTTTGTTTTGGTCGTTGCAATTCTGTGTGATGGCTTTCCCCTCGTCTCCTATTCTAATATATTCACATACAACTCTTCGAATTTCTGCTGTAATCAACGGATCTATGATTAGTACTCCTACATTACTCAGACCTCACGAGGCACTGTGTTTTTTTTTTTGACCCGCACGAGCCACTGTGTTACTTCCACTACCCGTGAACTGGAACATGTAGTTAGGAAAACGACCACACATCACATTGATCTCCCTGAGCTCTCATGGCACCATTTGCAGAGAGAAGCTTCAAGTATTTTCAGTTTGTCGATGACCAGCAACAATCACATTCAAAAACTACAGGGAAGTTGTACAACTCCAGTCTTCAGTACCTATTTTTTAATTGCACAGCTCCAGCACTaacttttttttttgcgggtgtgCTCCAGCACCAACTGAACAGCAACTTTCCGTGCACAAGCTTCAACATATCCAGGTAAAGTACTTCAGAGAACAGAGTTTGTGCTGGACAATTCTTCAGAGAACTGCAAAATCAGTGCATACAATTCTTCAGAGAACGACGTAGCGTGGGGGCAACCCGCGGCTGTCGAGTTGCCCTTCGAGGTTGCCACATCCGGACGCTGCTGTGCTTCACGCAACCTACACTGTAGGTCACGGCCATCGTTACGGCGTCGCGTGGAGCTCAGAGGTGCTGTTAGCGATGCGTAGCTGTGTCGCTCTACTTCACCTTTGGGGCTGCGCCGGCGAGCTCTTCGCCTCCTACGCAGTCCCAATCCCTTGCCGCAAGGTCCACGTCGTCGGTGAGGGAGGCTCCCTGGGCCGACGCCACGGGCACCCTCGCCAGCGCGTCCCTTGACTCGGCTTCTCGGGACTGCGCTCCCCGCCGAGGGGAGCTTCGGCACGGTGCGCGGCTGCGTCGCTGCAGTTGGGAGCCCCGTCAGCCCGCCTACCTCCGTGGCATTCACCGTGGCAGCAGCGCCATGGTACGGGGCGAGTTAGGTTGGATATGGCCAAGTAATCTGCTAATCATTGAGATAAAAGGGGGTTTCTGTTAATTGACGTTTAAGTGGCCGGTTAGAATTCCCACCTTTGGTCTGTGCCGTTCTTTGTAGATCTAATGGCTCACACGGCAAGTTTTCAGATTTTCACTGAAAATCAGTTTTCACTCGATACTTCGCCGTGGATACAAGGCTCATAATTAATCCGCTTGCACCAAGCGGCGAGAGCTCGACTATGCACCACCTCTTGCTCCTCCTGCTCGATCGTCTTCTTGCTTCCCCATGAAACCCTCTCCGGCACAATGGCCGCCGCCTCGTGTAACCGCTGGTGCGGTGGCACGAGCGTCCCCTACCCAGTGAAAAAAATAGCATGCTACAGGATTTAGCGTCACCTTCTCCAAATGCTATAAAAGCTATTGCGTGCTATATTTCAAAATAGTGTTTTTCCTAAAAATATTAAATACCCACTCCGTTTCAAAATATAGTGCTACCTTTATTTCCGTGCTttaactttgaccataaattaaATCAACAAGATCGACTGCGACGGGAGCAAAAGTTATACCAGTGAATTCGTATTtaaaagaagttttcaattatataattttttctcccgTCGCAGTCGGTCTCGTTgattaaatttatgatcaaaattgtATCTCGGAAAGTGCGGACGCACTATATTTTGAAATGGAAGGAGTATATCATAAAACTTAATGCCTACATAATCGGCAAAGAAAGGGACACTCCAAATTAAACAGAGAATCATATGGGATCTAAGCTCGGGGCATGTACACTCCTAATTTATAAGAAAATGAAACACTTCTAATTAAACAGAGAAGCATCGGTGCCTAACTTATCGGCGCCGGCGGTGTGATTGACATCGGCATTGTCTTGTTACAGTTGGAGGCATGGCCGACGCCGCTAATTGAAGGGGGACGGAGATAAGCTGCTACCGTGAACGGACTGCCACTGCCGCCTTCGCTCATGAGTCACGAACGCCGCTCGCATCGCTGTCCTTGGTCATGAGCTAATGGAAAATTGGTGACGAGTTGACTAGGGTTTTTTTAAAaagaggatgacccccggcctttGCATCTGGGTGATGCATACGGCCACACGAGTTGACTAGGTTAGGCTGTATGCGTTGCGTCTGCATCTGAGAGAGCGAGAGTGAGTTGGGCCGATGTGATGTGGTTATGCCTGATGGGTTGCTATGTGGTACATACTAAAACGCTACAACGTCTAATTTGTTTAGCGTCGGAATAACGCGCTATAGGGCGAATAGCGCCGTAGCGAGCAAATTAGCTAAAATGTAACGTGGCCTTTCTAGGTATGCTATAGAGACATAACGTCGAAATAGCACGCTATTTTTTTCGTTGCCCCTACCCCTTCGGCTTCTCATACGGCTGCCCCGTCGCCCTCTCCTGTGATGCTAACACCTCCACACCGATCCTCCCATACAAAGGCGACAAAGGCAAATCGCCATACCATGTCGTGTCCTTCAACTCTACTGCATCCTCCCTCGTCGTCTATCTCCCGCCGTCGTGCGCATGCAGCGTCTCTGACGTCGGGAAGGCCCTCTCCGGCCGCAGCTATGATGTCTCGCTCGGCACCATTCTGATCCTCCATGGTGGTTGCCGCGACAGCAACGCAGCGGCCGGCGCCGGGTGTAGCGTGTCTGCCATGTCCTAGCTGCTCCGAACGGCACGGTGCAGCACAGACGACACCTCCACCGACGTGGCGTGCGTTGCTTCGGCTGCGCCGAACGCCATGGTGGCAAGGGCGGTGTCTCTGTTCTGGGAGAAGGTGGAGGAGAAAAAGTGTGACGACGTGATGACCTTTGGTGGAGTTAATTGCATGTTGGTATCACACTTGGGCACCTACTCACGAGTCAGTACCACTACTCGTGCATGTCGCAGTTCAGTACCACTATTTGGCCTAACTGTTACAAACTGGACTGACAGCCGTATAAGTGAGTATTGACCATGTATCTGACAGACGGGGCCCACCTGTCAGGTGACATGGTGGCCAGTCGGCGCGTGCCCGGTGCGCTGACTAGGACAAGGCCGGTGCAGTCGGTCTACATGGGCACGGTCGTGGGTCGACCTCACTCTCGCTCGACCTCACTCTCGCTCTCCCTCCTCTCTCCAattcgccgccgcccgccgcccgccgcccgccgccgccaccacctgaACCGACTCGCCATCGCGCCATGGAGGACGAGAGCAGCCAGGACTCAAGCGTGCAATACATGAACCTCTCCGACGACAAAGCCATGCATTACCGGGTGAGTTGtagagctagggttagggttgggtTATCTGATTTGTGGGGATTTGATTTGATTTGG
Protein-coding sequences here:
- the LOC125507849 gene encoding L-type lectin-domain containing receptor kinase IX.1-like isoform X2 — translated: MHHFLLLFLIFLLPHETIYYAAAASGGGDLCSRRCGGTTVPYPFGFSPGCPIALSCDASTSTPILPYIDIGDNGTMHRVIAFNSTSSTMVVGLPPSCSRSVPEARRELSGGNYGVSSRTGLFLRGGCSGINASAGAGCSVPVDVMSRLLRTAHCAANSNGTSASTVVCVASAAGNATAYQFLRWEKLEKQKCDDVLTSTVFVLTAEGAPTLEFGVAELGWWLNGTCGTGGGERCAANATCTDVETPSGELGHRCGCVAGMEGDGSSAGDGCYLGASLRGVPSSKRRRLPLLVSLCGGFLLSLGIFSLFLVHWRRRRNTMNKTTKQMPKKAMTHFHDELVEAELEQGASGPRPFSYQELTVATDNFSEDRALGRGGFGSVYRGFMGDMNREVAVKRVSETSRQGWKEFISEVRIISRLRHRNLVQLIGWCHGGEELLLVYDLMHNGSLDTHLYRPDCVLTWPVRYEIMLGLGLALLYLHQDTEQRVVHRDIKPSNIMLDASFTAKLGDFGLARLINDGRRSHTTGIAGTMGYIDPESVLAGRASVESDVYSFGVVLLEVACGRRPTLVQEDGDVVHIVQWVWDLYGRGSVLDTADEWLRGEFDEGQMERVMVLGLWCAHPDRGMRPSIRQAVSVLRSEAPLPSLPARMPVATYGPPTNHSSSGTLVLSRVSGR
- the LOC125507849 gene encoding L-type lectin-domain containing receptor kinase IX.1-like isoform X1 encodes the protein MHHFLLLFLIFLLPHETIYYAAAASGGGDLCSRRCGGTTVPYPFGFSPGCPIALSCDASTSTPILPYIDIGDNGTMHRVIAFNSTSSTMVVGLPPSCSRSVPEARRELSGGNYGVSSRTGLFLRGGCSGINASAGAGCSVPVDVMSRLLRTAHCAANSNGTSASTVVCVASAAGNATAYQFLRWEKLEKQKCDDVLTSTVFVLTAEGAPTLEFGVAELGWWLNGTCGTGGGERCAANATCTDVETPSGELGHRCGCVAGMEGDGSSAGDGCYLGASLRGVPSSKRRRLPLLVSLCGGFLLSLGIFSLFLVHWRRRRNTMNKTTKQMPKKAMTHFHDELVEAELEQGASGPRPFSYQELTVATDNFSEDRALGRGGFGSVYRGFMGDMNREVAVKRVSETSRQGWKEFISEVRIISRLRHRNLVQLIGWCHGGEELLLVYDLMHNGSLDTHLYRPDCVLTWPVSIFRYEIMLGLGLALLYLHQDTEQRVVHRDIKPSNIMLDASFTAKLGDFGLARLINDGRRSHTTGIAGTMGYIDPESVLAGRASVESDVYSFGVVLLEVACGRRPTLVQEDGDVVHIVQWVWDLYGRGSVLDTADEWLRGEFDEGQMERVMVLGLWCAHPDRGMRPSIRQAVSVLRSEAPLPSLPARMPVATYGPPTNHSSSGTLVLSRVSGR